One region of Geovibrio ferrireducens genomic DNA includes:
- a CDS encoding transporter substrate-binding domain-containing diguanylate cyclase, whose amino-acid sequence MIKSLHGLIFILLIVLFSAHAIAADALFTEEEKAYISKQKVITVGVVDSNEPYTYFRNGNIKGYSIDFMNMIQEVSGLKIEYRMGNWTNIYHSFLNGELDAINEISFTPEREKFIAFSDPYHIRRTVIFVRSDSGIKAADNITSLKGRRIGYIKDIFYADTLRRQNLRLTEFNNNVDMIKSLAFGWIDAVFVSELGGRFIARENTFSNIVSVGTLKIEGLKEEDLRIGVLKHNTLLAGIINKSIRALPEPRKEELEKLWSIYNGQVFSAEESIELTPAEEAFIRSRPSVSVGMLPDFYPFSFASKDEMQGYTDSLLKIISRRTGLDFTYSVKPWSAILTDFKNGATDMVADISLTPERKQFTLFTDEYARIPSYIFVREDFGKYTDTASLTGKKVGITKDIFFKDLIDKSVLKELKEYTSRDDMFKDLSFGNIDAVITSLNSGSSMIKKYALFNITIGGEFNPTGKTVEDLRFGVNPSLPELHSILTKALASIGEGERILLENQWLVPQLHELTKPALSFTDAEKEYLDNKKIIRVCSDPDWMPFEKLEGGRHSGMAADFINLMQKKSGIQLHMVQADTWAESLAMAQNRECDIISLAMRTPERLKYFSFTTPYMVIPTVIATSINDPFIDKIDDVLDKSFATVKGYAINEILRNRYPGVRLIELDSDAEGIALLQKGEVYGVIGTMAGIGYQIKQQKIVDIKISGRLDQDWELGIAARNDEPELVRIFQKLVDSISEEERNGITGKWMSISYDQGFDYRLFWKIIGVFAVLIAIIVYWSHKLKKLNKELHAANVRLQELSDKDSLTGLYNRRFFSVSSQQAFNICQRSGIRFSVAIIDIDHFKKVNDTFGHLFGDKSLQEMANTLIRHFQRQTDACSRFGGEEFAVFITNSGEDTLTNRIENIRREMEKKVIEMENMRTTLTISAGIYSAIPSQESTLDDALKKADDALYKAKNEGRNRVVVWREEA is encoded by the coding sequence ATGATAAAATCACTGCACGGACTCATTTTTATTCTCCTGATCGTTCTCTTTTCCGCGCACGCCATTGCGGCTGATGCACTGTTTACGGAAGAAGAGAAAGCCTACATCAGCAAACAGAAAGTAATAACTGTGGGCGTTGTGGACAGCAACGAACCATACACCTATTTCCGCAACGGCAATATTAAAGGCTACTCTATCGACTTCATGAACATGATTCAGGAAGTCAGCGGGCTGAAAATCGAATACAGAATGGGGAACTGGACAAACATTTACCACTCTTTCCTCAACGGGGAGCTGGATGCCATAAATGAAATATCCTTCACTCCGGAACGGGAGAAATTCATTGCTTTCAGCGATCCTTACCACATAAGAAGGACAGTAATCTTTGTCCGCAGCGACTCAGGAATAAAAGCGGCAGACAACATAACCAGCCTCAAGGGGCGCAGAATCGGCTATATAAAAGATATTTTCTACGCTGATACACTCCGCAGACAAAACCTGCGGCTGACGGAGTTCAATAATAATGTAGATATGATAAAATCCCTCGCCTTCGGCTGGATAGATGCTGTTTTCGTCAGTGAACTGGGCGGCAGGTTCATAGCCAGAGAAAATACCTTCTCAAATATAGTCTCCGTGGGAACCCTTAAAATAGAGGGTCTCAAGGAGGAGGATCTCCGTATCGGGGTGCTTAAGCACAACACTCTTCTGGCGGGCATCATAAACAAATCGATCCGCGCACTGCCGGAACCGAGAAAGGAAGAACTGGAAAAACTGTGGTCTATCTACAACGGACAGGTTTTCAGCGCGGAGGAGAGCATCGAGCTCACCCCGGCGGAGGAAGCCTTCATACGCTCACGCCCTTCCGTATCTGTCGGAATGCTGCCTGATTTCTATCCGTTCAGCTTTGCATCCAAAGACGAGATGCAGGGCTATACCGATTCTCTCCTGAAAATAATCAGCCGCCGCACCGGGCTGGACTTCACCTACAGCGTGAAACCATGGTCAGCCATCCTCACCGATTTCAAAAACGGCGCCACGGACATGGTGGCGGACATTTCCCTCACCCCGGAGAGAAAGCAGTTCACCCTTTTTACTGATGAATATGCGCGTATCCCCAGCTATATCTTTGTGCGGGAAGACTTCGGCAAATATACTGACACAGCCTCTCTGACCGGAAAAAAGGTCGGCATAACCAAAGATATATTCTTTAAAGATCTGATAGACAAGAGCGTCCTGAAAGAGCTTAAGGAGTACACCTCAAGGGACGACATGTTCAAGGATCTTTCCTTCGGAAATATTGATGCGGTGATAACTTCCCTTAACTCCGGCAGCAGCATGATAAAAAAATATGCGCTGTTCAACATCACAATCGGCGGTGAGTTTAACCCGACCGGGAAAACAGTGGAGGATTTGCGGTTCGGAGTAAACCCATCGCTGCCGGAACTGCACTCCATACTCACAAAGGCGCTGGCAAGCATAGGTGAGGGTGAACGTATCCTACTTGAGAATCAGTGGCTTGTGCCTCAGCTTCATGAACTGACGAAACCCGCTCTTTCCTTCACAGACGCAGAGAAGGAGTACCTTGATAATAAAAAAATAATCCGTGTATGCTCCGACCCTGACTGGATGCCCTTTGAAAAGCTTGAAGGCGGCAGGCACTCAGGCATGGCGGCTGATTTCATAAATCTCATGCAGAAGAAGTCCGGCATACAGCTTCACATGGTTCAGGCAGACACATGGGCAGAGTCGCTGGCAATGGCGCAGAACAGGGAGTGCGACATAATTTCGCTGGCCATGCGGACACCGGAAAGGCTTAAATATTTCAGTTTTACAACACCTTACATGGTTATACCCACTGTTATAGCCACATCGATCAATGACCCGTTCATAGACAAGATAGATGATGTTCTCGATAAAAGCTTTGCCACGGTAAAAGGCTACGCCATCAATGAAATACTGAGAAACAGATACCCCGGAGTCAGGCTTATTGAGCTTGACAGTGATGCGGAGGGTATAGCTCTTCTCCAGAAAGGCGAGGTTTACGGCGTTATAGGAACCATGGCCGGAATAGGCTACCAGATTAAGCAGCAGAAAATTGTGGATATAAAAATCTCCGGCAGACTGGATCAGGACTGGGAACTGGGCATAGCTGCCAGAAATGACGAACCTGAACTTGTCCGCATCTTCCAGAAGCTTGTGGATTCCATAAGCGAAGAGGAAAGAAACGGAATAACCGGAAAATGGATGAGCATAAGCTATGATCAGGGATTCGATTACAGGCTGTTCTGGAAGATAATAGGTGTGTTTGCCGTTCTCATAGCAATCATTGTCTACTGGTCGCACAAGCTTAAGAAGCTGAATAAGGAGCTCCACGCGGCAAATGTCCGCCTACAGGAACTCAGTGACAAGGACAGCCTCACGGGGCTTTATAACAGAAGGTTTTTTTCGGTCAGCAGCCAGCAGGCCTTCAACATATGCCAGCGAAGCGGCATACGCTTTTCCGTTGCCATCATAGATATTGACCACTTCAAAAAGGTGAACGACACCTTCGGACACCTCTTCGGAGATAAGAGCCTACAGGAAATGGCAAATACCCTCATACGCCACTTCCAGAGACAGACAGACGCATGCTCACGCTTCGGCGGTGAGGAGTTCGCAGTTTTCATCACCAACAGCGGTGAGGACACTCTCACTAACCGGATAGAGAACATACGCAGGGAGATGGAGAAAAAAGTCATAGAAATGGAAAATATGCGCACCACACTTACAATCAGCGCCGGAATTTACTCTGCCATCCCCTCTCAGGAATCCACTCTGGACGATGCGCTGAAAAAAGCGGACGACGCACTCTATAAAGCAAAGAACGAAGGACGCAACAGAGTCGTTGTATGGAGGGAGGAAGCATAG